From Acinonyx jubatus isolate Ajub_Pintada_27869175 chromosome E2, VMU_Ajub_asm_v1.0, whole genome shotgun sequence:
AGGCGGGGTGAGCggcccttccccagcccagcTGGGGGCCCCGGCCCTCGGTGGGCAGCAGTCAGTCTCCAACAAACTCCTGGCCTGGAGCGGGGTCCTTGAGTGGCAGGAGGTGAGTAGCACGAGGAGCCAAGTGGCTTTCGTGGCCCGTTCGGACATGGGACTGGGCCGGGGTCCCTATGGGGCCATAGGACTTGTCCAGAGGAGAGAAGCCTGGGACTTTTCACTCAGGGTTTGGGACTAGGGAGGTAGTGAGAACTGTGTCACAGGTGAAGAACCAAGAAGTCTTAGGTTCAGGGTCGGGACGGATTCAGGAGATCATGGCATCCAGAGCTTGTGGGATTggtggtctggaggaggggcccaggGCTCGTGGGACTTACACCAGGGGAGCCCATGTGCTCTGGGGCTCCCAGCCTAGGGCAGGAGACATTGAGGGGACTGGGGTTCGGGGTCCCTTTCGCCGTGACACGTGCCACTTTTCTGCTCAGAAGCCCAAACCCGCCTCGGTAGATGCCAACACCAAGCTGACGCGGTCGCTGCCGTGCCAGGTCTACGTGAATCATGGCGAGAACTTGTAGGTGCctgttggggtgggggctgggtggccCGGGGCGTGCGCCACCCTCCTGACACCTCTCCTGTGCGGCCCCAGGAAGACCGAGCAGTGGCCCCAGAAGCTCATCATGCAGCTCATCCCGCAGCAGCTGCTGGTGAGTGGCTCTCGAGAACGCCGCCAGCCCCTGCCCTcgtcccttccccgccccccgccgttcccttccccactcagcgTGCCGGCTGGCCCGTGTGTCCCCCAGACCACCCTGGGCCCTTTGTTCCGGAACTCAAGGATGGTGCAGTTCCATTTCACCAACAAGGACCTGGAGTCCCTGAAGGGCCTCTACCGGATCATGGGCAACGGCTTCGTGAGTCCGCGTCTGGGCGCGACCCGGGCACCTGGAGGGCTTCTAGAACCTGGTGGGGCGAGGGGccacctcctcctgcttctccttgtGGGGAGGTGACTGCTTCATCGTCCTCCACCAGGCCGGCTGCGTGCACTTCCCCCACACGGCGCCCTGCGAGGTGCGCGTGCTCATGCTCCTGTACTCGTCCAAGAAGAAGATCTTCATGGGCCTCATCCCCTACGACCAGAGCGGCTTCGTCAACGGCATCCGGCAGGTCATTACCAACCACAAGCAGGTCCAGCAGCAGAAGCTGGAACAGCAGCGCGGGGTGAGTGACCCTGGCTCCCGGCACACCACCCCCCCAACGGCTGCCTGCCCCCCCTGACATCCCCGCATCCCCATGCCCAGATCCCTGGCATCCCTCCTGGGCTCTACGGCCAGTGCCCACTGTTCTCCAAGACACGGCCGCCTGAGTTCAGTTCCATCCCCACGGTTTCATGTGATCTTCGTACCATTTTCTGTGTCTGCGTCAAATCTCTGAGGCCGCCCCCTCTTGGGGACTGGGGAGAGTAAGGTTTAGTTCCCAGACCACCCACTCCCAAAGAACGTTCCTAGCTCCTCACAGGTTCCCCTTCAGGGCTCACaatgctcctccccaccccagatgcggaaccccccactcccacccccagtcaCTGACCTGCTCCCTGTCCCACACAGATGGGGGCACAGCAGGCACCCCCCGGGCTGGGCCCCATTCTGGAGGACCAGGCGAGACCCTCACAGAATCTGGTGAGGAGAGGGCTGATGGGGtcagggccagggaggggagacCCCAAAGGACACTGTCATCTTGACCTGACCTCGGAGGCCAAGGAGTGTGGGGACTCTGCCTCGTCCCTCACCCCCATCTCTTCCCACCAGCTCCAGCTCCGCCCACCACAGCCCCAGCCTCAGGGCACCGTGGGGGCCTCTGCGGCCTCGggacagccccagccccagggtgcTGCCCAggcccccccgggcgccccccaaGGCCCTCCTGGAgcagcccccggccccccccctCCTGGACCCATCCTTCGGCCTCAGAACCCTGGGGCCAACCCCCAACTGCGGAGTCTTCTCCTCAACCCACCACCGGTGAGATttaggggtggggggcagatgggAGCCACagggcctgggccctgggccctgatGTTTCTGGTCCTTTTGTTTGGGAGGAAGGAGGTTGGCTATGATCAGAGGGTATGAACAGGCCCCAGGCAGGCCGGCTCTTCTGTGTGTCTTACATGGGCTTCTTTTAAGATTCCTTTGAAGAAAGACCACCCCTGACCCTCAACCACTGGATGAGCTGTTCTCTGGGCAACTTCTGTGCTAGAGGCTgcttggtggggcggggggctctCTGCTGGGGTCTTCTGAGCCACTTTCTTTGATCTCCCAGCCCCAGACTGGCgtgcccccaccccaagcctccCTCCACCATCTCCAGCCACCAGGGGCTCCTGCACTGCTGCCCCCACCACACCAGGGCCTGGGGCAACCCCAGCTGGGGCCTCCCCTCCTGCACCCACCACCCGCCCAGTCCTGGCCCGCACAGCTTCCCCCAAGAGCTCCATTGCCAGGTAAGGAGGtccctggggagggcaggggtctgGACCAGGTATCCCAGCAGCCCCTGGCTAGAGCCTCAAGACCAAGGGCTCCTGGGAAGTGAAGTCCTGGATTCAAGAATGGAAGCTGGCTCCCCTTGGTTCTTGGGAGGCTCTGAGGGCTTCTGGAGAATACAGCCCAGGGGATCGAGACCTAGTGGGACAAGAGCTCTTTCCGTGATTCCTTTTCTGCGTGTCCTGGGGCTGAAGGGAAGCATAGTCTTAGGGCCAGGGAAGTATTTGGGGGGATGGTCTTGTAAAGGCTCATGGGAATCAGTACATTTGTGCCCTGACGGGGCCAGAAGGTGCCTCTGATGGGTCCCCCTGGGGCTTCCTAGAAAAGTCATTACCTTGGGCTcctagaggaagagggaggaagcaggCCCAGGGCCCTTCAGGGCCCCAGGGACTACTGGGAGATGCAGTcccttccccactgccccccaggTCAGATGCTGCTGAGCGGGGGTCCCCGGGGCCCGGTTCCTCAGCCGGGCCTGCAGCCCAGCGTCATGGAGGACGACATCCTCATGGATCTCATCTGAACCC
This genomic window contains:
- the MED25 gene encoding mediator of RNA polymerase II transcription subunit 25 isoform X3 codes for the protein MVPGSEGPARAGGLVADVVFVIEGTANLGPYFEGLRKHYLLPAIEYFNGGPPAETDFGGDYGGTQYSLVVFNTVDCAPESYVQCHAPTSSAYEFVTWLDGIKFMGGGGETCSLIAEGLSTALQLFDDFKKMREQIGQTHRVCLLICNSPPYLLPAVESTTYSGYTTESLVQKIGEQGIHFSIVSPRKLPALRLLFEKAAPPAMLEPLQPPTDVSQDPRHMVLVRGLVLPVGGGSAPGPLQPKQPVPLPPAPPSGASLSAAPQQPLPPVPQQYQVPGNLSAAQVAAQNAVEAAKNQKAGLGPRFSPINPLQQAAPGVGPPFSQAPAPPLPPGPPGAPKPPPASQASLVSTVAPGPGLAPPAQPGAPSMAGTVAPGGVSGPSPAQLGAPALGGQQSVSNKLLAWSGVLEWQEKPKPASVDANTKLTRSLPCQVYVNHGENLKTEQWPQKLIMQLIPQQLLTTLGPLFRNSRMVQFHFTNKDLESLKGLYRIMGNGFAGCVHFPHTAPCEVRVLMLLYSSKKKIFMGLIPYDQSGFVNGIRQVITNHKQVQQQKLEQQRGMGAQQAPPGLGPILEDQARPSQNLLQLRPPQPQPQGTVGASAASGQPQPQGAAQAPPGAPQGPPGAAPGPPPPGPILRPQNPGANPQLRSLLLNPPPPQTGVPPPQASLHHLQPPGAPALLPPPHQGLGQPQLGPPLLHPPPAQSWPAQLPPRAPLPGQMLLSGGPRGPVPQPGLQPSVMEDDILMDLI